TGGCGCCGTTTCTCGATGCGGGCGGGCGCTTTGGCGTGGGCAGCGATTCCAACGTGCTGATCGACTGCGCCGAAGAACTGCGCCTGCTCGAATATGGCCAGCGGCTGTCGCGCCGGGCGCGCAACGTGATGGCGCGCGGGGCCGGGCATTCGACCGGCGCGGATCTGTACGCCGGGGCGCTGGCTGGCGGCAGCGCGGCACTGGGCACCGGGCCAGCGGGCGGCATCGCGGTGGGGCAATCCGCCGATCTTGTCAGCCTCGACCTCGATCATCCCGCGCTGCTCCATCGGCAGGGCGACACGATCACCGACAGCTTCGTGTTTGCGGGCGGGCGTTCGGCCATCGACTGCGTGTGGCGCCATGGCGAGAAACTGGTAGAGGGCGGGCAACACCGCGCCCGCGACCGGGTGCGCCGGGTCTATGCCCGCGTGCTGGAGAGACTGATCGCGTGACCATGCCGCTGCACGAACGCATCCGGTCTGATTTCGAGGGGCGGATACTGGGCGGGGCGCTGGCGCCCGGTGATCGGCTGCCGACCGAGCAGGACCTGATGCAGGACTATGGCTGCTCGCGCATGACCGTGAACAAGGCGCTGTCCGCGCTGGCCGGGGCGGGCCTGATCGACCGGCGCAAGCGCGCGGGCACGTTCGTGGCACGCCCGCGCGTGCATTCGATGGTGCTCGACGTGCCCGACATCGCCGCGCAAGTGCGCGAGCGCGGGCAGGACTATGCGTTTCGCCTGCTGCGCCGCCGGGTCCGGCCTGCGGTTGCCGACGAGCAGGAGCGTCTGCTGGCGGGCGGGGGCCTGCTGATGCAGGTCGACGGGCTTCATCTGGCCGATGGCGCGCCGCTGGGGGTGGAGTTCCGCCTGGTGAGCGCGCAGGCCGTGCCCGATATTGTCGAGGCCGATCTCGACACGGTCGCACCCGGCACATGGCTGTTGCAGCACGTGCCCTGGACCGAGGCCGAAACCCGCATTTCCGCCGTGGCCGCGCGGGGCGAGGAGGCCGAATATCTGGGCGTGGCGACAGGGACGGCGTGCCTGTGTGTCGAGCGGTGGACGTGGCGCGGGCCCGAGCGGATCACCTATGTGCGGCAGGTGTTTCCGGGCGAGGCCTACGACATGGTGGCCCGCTTCGGACCGGCATCATCGGGCGCGATGGCCTGAGCGCGCCGGGGCCGTGGTTCCTTTGGGTCTTGGCCGAAAATGACCGGCCCCTTGCGGGGCACTCCCTATGCCGCAGTGCGAAAGCCGTTGACCAGGCGATGCCTACACTTGCCCCGACTTTTGAAAAAGGGCAGCGGATCATGGGACTCTCCCAGCAGGACGTCGACAAGAAGTTGGCGTTCTTCAATATTACGGCTGACGATGTGGCGCGTTTCGCGCAGATTACCAAAGTCATGAACACCGTTGCGGTGCCTGCGCTCGACCGTCTCTACGAGCGGATTGGTGCAACGCCGGAAACCGCGCGCTTCTTCAGTTCCCGTCAGGCCATGACCCATGCCCGCGACAAGCAGGTCGAACACTGGAACGCGATGTTCTCGGGCGCACCGGGGGCTGATTATGTAGGCCGTGCGCAGCGCATCGGCGATGTCCATGCGCGGATCGGTCTGGAGCCGGGCTGGTATATCGGGGCCTATGCTTCGGTGCTCGACGAGGTGATCGTGCGTTTCCTGTCGGGCGGGATCGGTCTGGGGCGCAAGCGGCGGGCAGAGGCCGTGGCGAGTCTGGTGAAAATGGCGCTGCTCGACATGGAAGTGGCGCTCTCGGCCTATTTCGAGGCCGAAGATGCCAAGCGCGTGGCGGTGATCCGCGATGTCGGCCATGCCGTGCAGATGATGACCGAGGGCGATTTCACCGTCCCGGTCAGCGGGCTGCCCCCTGCCTATGCCGGGCTCGAACACGACCTGGAGACGATGCGCGGCAAAGTCAGCGATGCCTTGCGCGAAGTGGCCAGTACCTCGCGCGCGGTCGACATGGGCGCGCAGGAAATCCGGCAGGCTTCCGACGATCTGGCCCACCGCACCGAACAGCAGGCGGCCAGCCTTGAGGAAGCTTCGGCGGCGATCACCACGCTGGCCAGTGCCGTGCGAAGTACGGCCAACGATGCGACCAACCTTCATGGTGCGGTGCAGGAAGCCCATGGCGACGCCGAACAGGGCGGCAGTGTCCTTGAAGATGCGGTCAGGGCGATGAACGACATTCACCGTTCGGCTTCCGAGATCGGCAAGATCATCGCGGTGATCGACGGGATCGCCTTCCAGACCAACCTTCTGGCGCTCAATGCCGGGGTCGAGGCCGCGCGCGCCGGGGATGCCGGGCGCGGCTTTGCGGTTGTTGCCACCGAAGTGCGCGCGCTGGCCCAGCGTTCGGCCGATGCCGCGCTCGACATCAAGAAACTGATCAGTGAAAGCTCCGAGCAGGTCGAGCGCGGGGTGACGCTGGTGGGCCAGACCGGCGAGACCTTCGAGCGAATCGTCAACCGCGTGGGCGAGATCGCCGGGCTGGCCAGCGGCATTGCCGCCGGATCGCAAAGCCAGGCCACCAATATCCAGCAAATTCACGAGACCGTGCACGATCTCGACCTGATGACCCAGCAGAACGCGGCGATGGTCGAGCAGGCGACCGCAGCCGCGCGCAGTCTGGCCGGAGAGGCCGACCGCATGGCCAATCTCGTGTCGCATTTCCGTCTCGAAGCGCAGTCTTCCGCCCCGCGCAAGGCGCTGGCCGCCCCGCGCCGGGCTGCCTGAGGGGAGAGGGCAGAGCACCCGTCGGGATCGGGCGCACAGGCAGGTGCCAGAACCGCCCCGACCGGGATGCGCTGGCACCTGCCTGTGCTGATTCTGGGCGTTTTTGCTCCATTTCGGGATTAATGCCCTGCCGATTTCCGGCCTTGGCAGGGGTGTGCTTAACGCTTTTTCAAAGCCCCCGGGGCCATCGTGCGGACATGGCAGACGTATCCGCTGAACAGACCAAACCCGATCCGCAGCCCGCCGCTGATCTTCAGCAGGCCGAGCGCCGCGATTACGGGCGTACGCAGCGCAGGCGCGAGCGTATGCCGTCCAGTCATGCGCCCGCACTGCGCAAGGGCGTGCGCATGATCGCCCGCGAATGGCCGCAGATGGCCTTGCCGATGGCGCTGGGGCTGGCGGGACTGGGCGTTTCCAATGGCATGCCCGACGGGACCGTGATGTCGCTGGGAACCACCAGCGTGCTGCTCGCGCTGCTCGGGCTTCTGGCGGTGCGGGTCGAAAGTGGCGGATTGCTGCGCGGCACGGCGCCGCGCATGGTCATGATGGTTCTGGCCGTGGGCATGCCGATGGTCCTGTTCGGGGCCGCGATCGGCCATTGGGCGACCATGGGCAGCCTGCCCTGGCTTCAGGGGCTGGCCCTGCTGGTCACGGTTTCCCTGCTGGCGACGGTGTTCGAGAGCGGGCAACTGGCCGGGGTGCTGGTGGCGCAAGTGGCGATCTGGGCCGGGGTGGCCTGTGCGGCCAGCCGCGTGGGCGGGATGGTCACGCTCGCGATCGGGGTGGTGGTGTCGGTGGCGGCCTATTTCCGCCAGCGCGAGATCGAGCAGCGCGAGCGCGAGGCTGCCGAGATCGAGACCCGCATCCAGACCCGTGCGCAGGAGATTCTCGCCGATTACGAGGAAACCGGACAGGGCTGGTTCTGGGAGACCGACCGGCGCGGGCAGATCACCTATCTGTCGCGCCCGGTGGCCCAGATTCTCGGGCGTTCGGTCGAAAATCTCATTGGACGGCCCTTTTTCGAGCTGTTCAACCTGGCCGATCAGGCCGGGGAAGGGGAGCGCACGCTGGCTTTCCATCTCTCGGCTCGCGCCAGCTTTGCCGAACTGGCCGTGCGCGCGGCTACCGACATGGAAGAGCGCTGGTGGCAGATCAATGGCCGCCCGACCTATGACACGTTCAACAATTTTCAGGGCTTCCGCGGTTCGGGCACCGACCTGACCGAAAAGCGCCGCTCGGCTGAACATGCCACGCGGCTGGCCCAGTTCGATTCGCTCACCGGCCTGTCCAACCGGCTGCGCATGTCGCAGACGCTGGAGAAGATCCTTGTCGCGCCGCAGATCCAGCATCGCGCCTGCGCGGTGTTCCTGCTCGACCTCGACCGCTTCAAGCAGGTCAACGACACGCTCGGCCATCCGGCGGGGGACGCACTGCTCAAGCAGGTGTCGCAGCGCCTCGAACGCGCGATCGGCACGGTGGGCCGGGTCGGCCGTCTGGGCGGCGACGAGTTTCAGGTGATCATTCCGGGCAAGATCGAGCGCGAGCAGCTCGCCTATCTGGCCGGTCAGGTGATCGAGCAGCTCTCGGCGCCCTATTCGATCGAAGGCAGCCGGGTGATGATCGGGGCTTCGGTCGGCATTGCCGTCTCGCCCGAAGACGGGGTGACCAGCGAGGCGCTGATCCGCAACGCCGACCTTGCGCTCTATGCGGCCAAGGATGGCGGGCGCGGGCGCTATCACTTCTATGCCGCCGACCTGCACAGCGACGCGCAGGAACGCCGCCAGCTTGAAGACGACTTGCGCGATGCGCTCGCCCATGGCGGCCTTGAGATGTTCTACCAGCCCGTGGTCCACACCGCGACCGAGCGGATCACCGGGTTCGAGGCGCTGTTGCGCTGGAAGCACCCGCGGCACGGCTATATCTCGCCCGCCCGGTTCATCCCGATTGCCGAGGATACCGGCATGATCGCGGCCATCGGCGAATGGGCGCTGCGCACGGCTTGTCAGGACATGGCCCACTGGCCGCAAGACGTGCGCGTGGCTGTCAACGTCTCGCCCTTGCAGTTCGCCAATCCGGCGCTGCCCTCGATCGTCACTTCGGCGCTGGCCCATGCGCAAGTGGAGGCCTCGCGGCTCGAACTGGAAATCACCGAAAGCGTGTTCCTCAACAACGACGAGGGCACCGACCAGATGTTCAAGCAGCTCAAGGCCATCGGCGTGCGCCTCGCGCTCGACGACTTCGGCACGGGCTATTCGAGCCTTGGCTATCTGCGCTCGGCGCCCTTCGACAAGATCAAGATCGACCAGTCCTTCGTGCGCGGGGCGACCCAGCCGGGCAGCCGCAATGGCGCGATCATCGCCTCGATCGTCAGTCTGGCCGAGGCGCTGGGCATGGAAACCACCGCCGAAGGCGTGGAGACCCACGACGAACTCGATC
The genomic region above belongs to Novosphingobium sp. IK01 and contains:
- the hutC gene encoding histidine utilization repressor, translating into MPLHERIRSDFEGRILGGALAPGDRLPTEQDLMQDYGCSRMTVNKALSALAGAGLIDRRKRAGTFVARPRVHSMVLDVPDIAAQVRERGQDYAFRLLRRRVRPAVADEQERLLAGGGLLMQVDGLHLADGAPLGVEFRLVSAQAVPDIVEADLDTVAPGTWLLQHVPWTEAETRISAVAARGEEAEYLGVATGTACLCVERWTWRGPERITYVRQVFPGEAYDMVARFGPASSGAMA
- a CDS encoding globin-coupled sensor protein, with the protein product MGLSQQDVDKKLAFFNITADDVARFAQITKVMNTVAVPALDRLYERIGATPETARFFSSRQAMTHARDKQVEHWNAMFSGAPGADYVGRAQRIGDVHARIGLEPGWYIGAYASVLDEVIVRFLSGGIGLGRKRRAEAVASLVKMALLDMEVALSAYFEAEDAKRVAVIRDVGHAVQMMTEGDFTVPVSGLPPAYAGLEHDLETMRGKVSDALREVASTSRAVDMGAQEIRQASDDLAHRTEQQAASLEEASAAITTLASAVRSTANDATNLHGAVQEAHGDAEQGGSVLEDAVRAMNDIHRSASEIGKIIAVIDGIAFQTNLLALNAGVEAARAGDAGRGFAVVATEVRALAQRSADAALDIKKLISESSEQVERGVTLVGQTGETFERIVNRVGEIAGLASGIAAGSQSQATNIQQIHETVHDLDLMTQQNAAMVEQATAAARSLAGEADRMANLVSHFRLEAQSSAPRKALAAPRRAA
- a CDS encoding EAL domain-containing protein — encoded protein: MADVSAEQTKPDPQPAADLQQAERRDYGRTQRRRERMPSSHAPALRKGVRMIAREWPQMALPMALGLAGLGVSNGMPDGTVMSLGTTSVLLALLGLLAVRVESGGLLRGTAPRMVMMVLAVGMPMVLFGAAIGHWATMGSLPWLQGLALLVTVSLLATVFESGQLAGVLVAQVAIWAGVACAASRVGGMVTLAIGVVVSVAAYFRQREIEQREREAAEIETRIQTRAQEILADYEETGQGWFWETDRRGQITYLSRPVAQILGRSVENLIGRPFFELFNLADQAGEGERTLAFHLSARASFAELAVRAATDMEERWWQINGRPTYDTFNNFQGFRGSGTDLTEKRRSAEHATRLAQFDSLTGLSNRLRMSQTLEKILVAPQIQHRACAVFLLDLDRFKQVNDTLGHPAGDALLKQVSQRLERAIGTVGRVGRLGGDEFQVIIPGKIEREQLAYLAGQVIEQLSAPYSIEGSRVMIGASVGIAVSPEDGVTSEALIRNADLALYAAKDGGRGRYHFYAADLHSDAQERRQLEDDLRDALAHGGLEMFYQPVVHTATERITGFEALLRWKHPRHGYISPARFIPIAEDTGMIAAIGEWALRTACQDMAHWPQDVRVAVNVSPLQFANPALPSIVTSALAHAQVEASRLELEITESVFLNNDEGTDQMFKQLKAIGVRLALDDFGTGYSSLGYLRSAPFDKIKIDQSFVRGATQPGSRNGAIIASIVSLAEALGMETTAEGVETHDELDLVRALGCSHVQGYIYERPLSAANATERLATGLVAVAQGPRSARASRQAMLRKVVLEHGGHSYNGVIRNLSLTGALVEGLWNVPVGTVFRIQLADGHVVSGTCKWSNDDRMGVEFTEPLKAGDDGRIAVVQIRPPAPLPDRSMQRKVG